The following are encoded together in the Leptotrichia sp. OH3620_COT-345 genome:
- the ileS gene encoding isoleucine--tRNA ligase, whose protein sequence is MSEEKNVEKVDYAGTLNLPKTSFKMKANLAQKEPLTLRDWKKGKIYEKSLRGESGFFVLHDGPPYANGNVHIGHALNKVLKDIILKYKRLRGYNAPYIPGWDTHGLPIEWKIMEEYGEKARNMTPLQIRQECKKYALKWVEKQKDEFIRLGILGNWENPYITLKPEYEAEQLKVFKEIYENGYVYKGLKPVYWSPTTETALAEAEIEYKDVVSPSIYVKMEGSKDLTDKLGLDEVSIIIWTTTPWTLPANLGIALNKDFDYGVYKTEKGNLILAKELAEKAFEAMKLNYELIKEFKGSELEKTHYKHPFLDREGLVILGEHVTLEAGTGAVHTAPGHGVEDYAVGQIYGIGVLSPVDNQGHMTKEAGKYEGLFYKKANKVIVEDMENSGHLMAYSEFSHSYPHDWRSKKPVIFRATEQWFISVDESDVREKSLKALENVEFVPEWGKNRINAMLETRPDWTISRQRVWGVPIPLFYNADTGEVIYEPEIMDRVIETVKKEGTDIWWKYEAEEIIGEDLLEKYNLKDIKLRKEKSIMDVWFDSGVSHRGVLIPRNLPRPADLYLEGSDQHRGWFQSSLLTSIASTKDAPYKRVLTHGFVMDGQGRKMSKSLGNTIVPKDIIEKYGADILRLWVSSVDYREDVRISENILQQMSDAYRRIRNTARFLMGNLNDFDYVNKKVNYEDMYEIDKWAMHKLEELKEKTTEYYDKYEFYSLFQEITYFCSIDMSSFYLDIVKDRLYCEEKDSLERRSAQTVLTEVLKVLVRVISPVLSFTADEIWERIPETIKEEESVHLSGWIELEPEYKNDELAKKWSKIQNLRKEVNKKLEAARQEGLIGHSLDARVLLKVDSDEYLFLKNYTEDEISDLFIVSQTKFVADELENSEISGIFIEVIKALGKKCERCWKYHEEVGNDPEYPDVCPRCAKVLKA, encoded by the coding sequence ATGTCGGAAGAAAAAAATGTTGAAAAAGTTGATTATGCAGGAACACTGAATTTACCTAAAACAAGTTTTAAAATGAAGGCAAATCTTGCACAAAAGGAACCGTTGACATTAAGAGATTGGAAAAAAGGAAAAATTTATGAAAAATCATTGAGAGGGGAAAGCGGGTTTTTTGTGCTTCATGACGGTCCTCCTTATGCAAATGGAAATGTACATATAGGTCATGCTTTAAACAAAGTTTTGAAAGATATAATATTGAAATATAAAAGGTTAAGAGGTTATAATGCTCCTTATATTCCGGGATGGGATACACATGGGTTACCTATAGAATGGAAAATAATGGAAGAATACGGAGAAAAAGCAAGAAATATGACTCCTCTTCAAATACGTCAGGAGTGTAAAAAGTATGCACTGAAATGGGTAGAAAAGCAAAAAGATGAATTTATAAGATTGGGAATTTTAGGAAATTGGGAAAATCCTTATATTACTTTAAAACCTGAATATGAGGCGGAGCAGCTGAAAGTTTTCAAGGAAATTTATGAAAACGGATATGTCTATAAAGGTCTTAAACCTGTATATTGGTCACCTACCACTGAAACTGCATTGGCGGAAGCTGAAATTGAATATAAGGATGTGGTTTCTCCTTCAATTTATGTGAAAATGGAAGGTTCAAAAGATTTGACGGATAAACTCGGATTAGATGAAGTAAGTATTATAATATGGACAACTACTCCGTGGACATTGCCTGCAAATTTAGGAATAGCATTAAATAAAGATTTTGATTATGGAGTGTATAAAACTGAAAAAGGAAATCTGATATTAGCTAAAGAACTTGCAGAAAAAGCTTTTGAAGCTATGAAACTGAATTATGAACTTATAAAGGAATTTAAAGGAAGTGAGCTAGAGAAAACTCATTACAAACATCCGTTTTTAGACAGAGAAGGTCTTGTAATATTGGGAGAGCATGTAACTCTTGAAGCGGGAACAGGGGCGGTACATACTGCACCGGGACACGGAGTGGAAGATTATGCGGTCGGACAGATATATGGAATAGGGGTTCTATCTCCTGTGGATAATCAGGGACATATGACTAAAGAAGCAGGAAAATACGAAGGTTTATTTTATAAAAAAGCAAATAAAGTTATAGTTGAAGATATGGAAAATTCAGGTCATTTAATGGCTTATAGTGAGTTTTCCCACTCATATCCTCATGATTGGAGAAGTAAAAAACCTGTCATTTTCAGAGCTACAGAACAGTGGTTTATAAGTGTTGATGAAAGTGATGTAAGGGAAAAGTCTCTTAAAGCACTTGAAAATGTCGAATTTGTACCTGAATGGGGAAAAAACAGGATTAATGCAATGTTAGAAACCCGACCTGATTGGACTATTTCAAGACAAAGAGTTTGGGGAGTACCGATACCTTTATTTTATAATGCGGATACTGGTGAAGTCATATATGAACCTGAAATAATGGATAGAGTAATTGAAACGGTGAAAAAAGAGGGAACGGACATATGGTGGAAGTATGAAGCTGAAGAAATTATAGGTGAAGATCTACTCGAAAAATATAATTTGAAAGATATAAAGCTGAGAAAAGAAAAAAGTATAATGGATGTATGGTTTGATTCGGGAGTTTCTCATAGAGGAGTATTGATTCCGAGAAATTTACCTAGACCTGCAGATTTATATCTTGAAGGAAGCGATCAGCATAGGGGATGGTTTCAGTCATCTTTACTTACATCAATAGCAAGTACGAAAGATGCTCCGTATAAGAGAGTTCTTACACACGGTTTCGTAATGGATGGACAGGGAAGAAAAATGTCGAAATCATTAGGGAATACAATTGTACCTAAAGATATAATTGAAAAATACGGAGCGGATATATTGAGACTTTGGGTTTCTTCAGTAGATTACAGAGAAGATGTGAGAATTTCCGAAAATATATTGCAGCAAATGTCTGATGCCTACAGAAGAATAAGAAATACTGCAAGATTTTTAATGGGAAATCTTAATGATTTTGACTATGTGAACAAGAAAGTAAATTATGAAGATATGTATGAAATAGATAAATGGGCAATGCATAAATTGGAGGAACTGAAAGAAAAAACGACTGAGTATTATGACAAATATGAATTTTACAGTTTATTTCAGGAAATCACTTATTTTTGTTCAATAGATATGTCTTCTTTCTATTTGGATATAGTAAAAGACAGATTATACTGTGAAGAAAAAGATTCGCTTGAAAGAAGAAGTGCACAAACTGTACTGACTGAAGTTTTGAAAGTTCTTGTAAGGGTTATTTCACCTGTTCTTTCGTTTACTGCAGATGAAATATGGGAAAGAATACCTGAAACAATTAAAGAAGAGGAAAGTGTCCATTTATCGGGTTGGATAGAATTAGAGCCGGAATATAAGAATGATGAGTTGGCAAAAAAATGGAGTAAAATTCAAAATTTAAGAAAAGAAGTAAACAAAAAGCTTGAAGCTGCGAGGCAGGAAGGACTTATAGGACATTCTCTTGATGCAAGGGTTCTATTAAAAGTTGATAGCGATGAATATTTATTTCTGAAAAATTATACTGAAGATGAAATATCAGATTTATTTATTGTTTCACAGACGAAATTTGTAGCGGATGAGCTTGAAAACAGTGAGATTTCAGGAATTTTCATAGAAGTAATAAAAGCTTTAGGAAAGAAATGTGAAAGATGTTGGAAATATCATGAAGAAGTAGGGAATGATCCGGAATATCCTGATGTATGTCCAAGATGTGCAAAAGTTTTAAAAGCATAA
- the lspA gene encoding signal peptidase II yields MLYILIILVLTSIDQFTKYEMVRMSDSSIGYSIPVIKDFFHFTYVENHGGIFGLFQGKINVFTVISILLIIYIVFSEFKNFKNYTKWTKIGVSIIAAGALGNMLDRIFRGFVVDMIDFNGIWKFVFNVADMYIHIGIYIIVIDYLVRKHKKRVIKKM; encoded by the coding sequence ATGTTGTACATATTAATAATATTAGTACTTACATCTATAGATCAGTTTACTAAATATGAAATGGTTAGAATGTCAGATAGCAGCATCGGTTATTCAATACCTGTGATAAAGGATTTTTTCCATTTTACTTATGTAGAAAATCATGGGGGAATATTTGGTTTATTTCAAGGAAAAATAAATGTTTTTACAGTAATAAGCATATTATTAATAATTTATATAGTTTTTTCAGAATTTAAAAATTTTAAAAATTATACGAAATGGACAAAAATAGGTGTTTCAATAATAGCCGCAGGTGCTTTGGGAAATATGCTTGATAGGATATTCAGAGGTTTTGTAGTCGATATGATAGACTTTAACGGCATATGGAAATTTGTATTTAATGTTGCGGATATGTATATTCACATAGGAATATACATTATTGTAATTGATTATCTTGTAAGAAAGCATAAAAAAAGAGTGATAAAGAAAATGTGA
- a CDS encoding L-lactate permease: protein MGLVPIILFLVMLALLKCSPMLSAYTSLGIAILLNFIVKEWRMPVTGVIGSIIEGFAVAWMPIGLVVIAAIFAYELSVKTGEINVIKKMLGNITTDKRAQALILAWGFGGFIEGVAGYGTAVAIPAAIMVSLGFNPLNAAIICLIANTTPTAFGTVGLPVTTMSSLLGLSPNEISFFVSLLLWPIMFVIPFILVKMANNERKEGSKAFGDGIIPVIVASIIGYSMQPLIAKTTGAELPTILSSLLAMVLMIGAVKIFIKEKKNTEKHPVTLKEGVLAWLPYILMVVLIVGTSPVVHTVHELLEHTNSVFNFTFGNSSAFRDINGEIAKANVTFKWLLAPGIPIIAATIIAGFFQKAKVKDMISVFKDTVKHKFSSIAVIMGIVALSVVMKHSGMINSIADGFVQIMGKNFPLISPFLGTIGTFVTGSDLSSNLLFGNLQYNVAEGLKAGHQPLKELFIASNTAGATGGKMISPQNIAIAASTVGLMGKEGDMLRTTLKYSLIYAIVLGLIVFVGSVIV, encoded by the coding sequence ATGGGATTAGTACCGATCATATTATTTTTAGTTATGTTGGCATTACTAAAATGTTCACCTATGTTAAGTGCATACACAAGTTTAGGAATAGCAATACTTTTGAATTTTATTGTTAAAGAATGGAGAATGCCGGTAACTGGAGTAATAGGTTCCATTATAGAGGGATTTGCTGTAGCATGGATGCCAATAGGATTGGTAGTAATAGCTGCCATATTTGCATATGAATTATCAGTCAAAACAGGAGAAATCAATGTTATAAAAAAAATGCTCGGGAATATAACAACTGATAAGAGAGCTCAAGCTCTTATACTTGCATGGGGATTCGGAGGATTTATAGAAGGAGTTGCAGGATATGGAACAGCTGTGGCAATTCCTGCTGCAATAATGGTATCATTAGGTTTTAATCCTCTAAATGCAGCAATTATATGTCTGATAGCTAACACTACACCTACTGCATTTGGAACTGTGGGGTTACCTGTTACTACAATGAGTAGTTTGTTAGGTTTAAGTCCCAATGAAATAAGCTTTTTTGTTTCGCTTCTTTTATGGCCGATAATGTTTGTTATTCCTTTTATACTTGTGAAAATGGCTAATAATGAGAGAAAAGAGGGAAGTAAAGCTTTCGGAGACGGTATAATACCTGTTATTGTAGCTTCAATAATCGGATATTCCATGCAGCCGCTAATAGCAAAGACAACCGGTGCTGAATTGCCAACAATTTTGTCAAGTTTACTTGCAATGGTATTGATGATAGGAGCGGTAAAAATATTTATCAAGGAAAAAAAGAATACCGAAAAGCATCCGGTAACATTAAAAGAAGGCGTTCTGGCATGGTTGCCGTATATTTTGATGGTTGTTTTAATTGTAGGGACAAGCCCTGTAGTTCATACTGTACATGAATTGCTGGAACATACAAATTCGGTGTTTAATTTTACATTTGGAAATTCTTCGGCATTTAGAGACATTAACGGAGAAATTGCGAAGGCAAATGTTACATTTAAATGGTTATTGGCACCTGGAATTCCTATTATTGCGGCAACTATAATAGCAGGATTTTTTCAAAAAGCTAAAGTCAAAGATATGATTTCGGTATTTAAAGATACGGTGAAGCATAAATTTTCGTCAATTGCAGTTATAATGGGGATAGTAGCATTGTCAGTAGTTATGAAGCATAGTGGAATGATAAATAGTATAGCTGATGGATTTGTACAAATTATGGGGAAAAATTTTCCTTTAATTTCTCCTTTTCTCGGAACAATAGGGACATTTGTTACAGGAAGTGATTTGTCATCAAATCTTTTATTCGGAAATTTGCAATATAATGTAGCCGAAGGTTTGAAAGCAGGACATCAGCCGTTAAAAGAACTGTTTATAGCCTCAAATACTGCAGGAGCGACAGGAGGAAAAATGATTTCTCCACAGAATATAGCTATTGCCGCTTCAACAGTTGGACTTATGGGTAAAGAGGGAGATATGTTAAGAACGACTTTAAAATATTCTTTAATTTATGCCATAGTATTAGGATTGATTGTATTTGTAGGAAGTGTTATTGTGTAG
- the glyQ gene encoding glycine--tRNA ligase subunit alpha, whose translation MTFQEIILTLQKFWGERGCVIGNPYDMETGAGTFNPDTFLMSLGPEPWNVAYVEPSRRPKDGRYGENPNRVYQHHQFQVIMKPSPENIQELYLESLVALGIDPKVHDIRFVEDNWESPTLGAWGLGWEVWLDGMEITQFTYFQQVGGIEVEITPAELTYGLERIALYLQDKENVYELEWAKNVKYGERRYQYEYEMSKYSFEIADVPMQFKLFDMYEKEALNCLNHKLVLPAYDYVLKCSHTFNNLDARGAISTTERMSYILRVRDLAKKCAQQFVEVRRKLGHPLLKK comes from the coding sequence ATGACTTTTCAGGAAATAATACTGACACTTCAGAAATTCTGGGGTGAAAGAGGTTGTGTAATAGGAAATCCTTATGATATGGAAACCGGAGCAGGAACTTTTAATCCTGATACATTTTTAATGTCGTTAGGTCCTGAACCGTGGAATGTAGCTTATGTGGAACCATCAAGAAGGCCTAAAGACGGAAGGTATGGAGAAAATCCAAACAGAGTGTATCAACATCATCAATTTCAGGTAATAATGAAACCTTCTCCTGAAAATATACAGGAACTTTATTTGGAAAGTCTTGTAGCGTTAGGAATAGACCCGAAAGTCCATGATATAAGATTTGTAGAAGATAATTGGGAAAGTCCTACATTGGGAGCATGGGGACTTGGCTGGGAAGTATGGCTTGACGGAATGGAAATAACACAGTTTACTTATTTTCAACAAGTAGGAGGAATCGAAGTGGAAATAACTCCTGCTGAACTTACATACGGACTTGAAAGAATAGCACTTTACTTACAGGATAAAGAAAATGTTTATGAACTGGAATGGGCAAAAAACGTTAAATATGGAGAAAGACGATACCAGTATGAATATGAAATGTCAAAATACAGTTTTGAAATAGCTGATGTTCCAATGCAGTTTAAATTATTTGATATGTATGAAAAGGAAGCTTTGAACTGTCTGAATCACAAACTTGTATTACCTGCATATGATTATGTTTTAAAATGTTCTCATACATTTAATAATCTTGATGCAAGAGGAGCTATAAGTACTACAGAAAGAATGTCTTATATATTACGTGTAAGGGATTTGGCTAAAAAATGTGCACAGCAGTTTGTAGAAGTGAGAAGAAAATTAGGACATCCGCTATTGAAAAAATAA
- a CDS encoding Tex family protein: protein MDIIKNVGEELNLKTSQIENTMNLFDEGGTVPFIARYRKEVTGNLDEEQIREVIEKITYYRNLEKRKEEVIRLIEEQGKLTEELKISIVNAVKLQEVEDLYLPYKKKKKTKADIAKEKGLEPLSIFALLPNTTMDSLKIEAEKYITEEVLSVEDAIEGVHLIIAQNISEDAKIREFLRERIAKFGILISKVIEKNKAEDVKGVYQDYYEYSESIEKSASNRVLALNRGEKEKILKVDIEVDEKTEEFIINFILKSLGNKNLTDFYKEIIKDSLDRLAYPSIKNEVRNIYTEKAEEEAINIFSENLEKLLLQPPLSKKTLMGLDPGYRTGCKMVIINRDGFYETNDVLYLVEEMHNQKQLEEAKKKILNYIDKYDVDIIAIGNGTASRETESFVAKIIKEAKKQVSYLIVNEAGASVYSASKLAIEEFPDLDVTARGAISIARRIQDPMAELVKIDPKSIGVGMYQHDVNQKKLNEMLEQTIEHVVNNVGVNINTASWALLSFVSGIKKNVAKNLVDYRHENGDFKDRKELKKVKGLGDKAFEQMAGFVVVPDSDNPLDNTIIHPESYHIAEMILKEAGCKVSDLKENLNDVRQKLQKVDLGKIIKENDFGPQTAKDVYEALLKDRRDPRDEFEKPLLRSDILNMDDLSEGMILEGTVRNVAKFGVFVDIGLKNDALIHISQISDKFISDATKVLSVGQIIKVKILSLDKERGRVSLTKKGV, encoded by the coding sequence TTGGATATAATAAAGAATGTTGGAGAAGAATTAAATTTAAAGACTTCTCAGATAGAAAATACGATGAATTTGTTTGATGAGGGGGGAACGGTTCCTTTTATTGCACGTTATAGAAAAGAAGTTACAGGAAACCTTGATGAAGAACAAATAAGAGAAGTAATTGAAAAAATTACATATTACAGAAACCTTGAAAAAAGGAAAGAAGAAGTAATAAGATTAATAGAAGAACAGGGGAAATTGACTGAAGAATTGAAAATAAGTATAGTCAATGCTGTCAAGTTACAGGAGGTAGAAGATTTGTACCTTCCTTACAAGAAAAAGAAAAAAACAAAAGCAGATATAGCAAAAGAAAAAGGACTTGAACCATTGTCAATATTTGCATTGCTTCCAAATACCACTATGGATTCTCTGAAAATTGAAGCTGAAAAATATATTACAGAAGAAGTTTTGAGTGTGGAAGATGCCATAGAAGGAGTTCATCTTATTATTGCACAGAATATATCTGAAGATGCTAAAATCAGGGAATTTTTAAGAGAAAGGATCGCAAAATTCGGTATTCTCATTTCAAAAGTAATTGAAAAAAATAAAGCTGAAGATGTAAAAGGAGTATATCAGGATTATTATGAGTATTCCGAATCTATTGAAAAATCAGCTTCAAACAGAGTTCTTGCATTGAATAGGGGAGAAAAGGAAAAAATCTTAAAAGTTGATATAGAAGTAGATGAAAAAACGGAAGAATTTATAATAAATTTCATATTAAAATCACTCGGAAATAAAAACCTTACAGATTTTTATAAAGAAATAATAAAAGATTCTTTGGATAGACTGGCATATCCTTCTATTAAAAATGAAGTGAGAAATATATATACTGAAAAAGCCGAAGAAGAGGCAATAAATATTTTTTCCGAAAATCTGGAAAAACTGTTGTTACAACCGCCACTATCAAAAAAGACACTTATGGGCTTGGATCCCGGATACAGAACCGGCTGTAAAATGGTTATAATTAACAGAGACGGGTTTTATGAAACAAATGATGTACTTTATTTAGTAGAAGAAATGCACAATCAGAAACAACTTGAAGAAGCTAAAAAGAAAATACTAAATTATATAGATAAATATGATGTCGATATAATTGCTATCGGAAATGGAACGGCTTCAAGAGAAACGGAAAGTTTTGTAGCCAAAATAATAAAAGAAGCCAAGAAACAGGTTTCCTATTTGATAGTCAATGAAGCGGGAGCTTCAGTTTATTCCGCTTCAAAACTTGCCATAGAAGAGTTTCCTGATTTGGATGTTACTGCAAGGGGAGCAATCTCCATAGCCAGAAGAATACAGGATCCTATGGCAGAGCTTGTAAAAATTGATCCTAAATCTATAGGTGTAGGAATGTATCAGCATGATGTGAATCAGAAAAAACTTAATGAAATGCTGGAACAGACAATAGAACATGTAGTAAACAATGTCGGAGTAAATATAAATACGGCTTCATGGGCTTTATTAAGTTTTGTTTCAGGAATTAAGAAAAATGTGGCAAAAAACCTTGTCGATTACAGGCATGAAAATGGGGATTTTAAGGACAGAAAAGAACTTAAAAAAGTAAAAGGTCTGGGAGATAAAGCATTTGAACAAATGGCAGGATTTGTTGTAGTTCCTGATAGTGATAACCCTCTGGACAATACTATAATTCATCCTGAATCCTATCATATTGCTGAAATGATATTAAAAGAGGCAGGTTGTAAGGTTTCCGATTTAAAAGAAAATCTGAATGATGTAAGACAGAAACTTCAGAAAGTCGATTTGGGAAAAATTATAAAAGAAAATGATTTCGGACCTCAAACGGCAAAAGATGTATATGAAGCATTACTGAAAGACAGAAGAGATCCTAGAGATGAGTTTGAAAAACCGTTATTGAGATCGGATATACTTAATATGGATGATCTTTCTGAAGGTATGATACTTGAAGGAACGGTTAGAAATGTTGCGAAATTTGGGGTTTTCGTAGATATAGGACTTAAGAATGATGCGTTAATACATATATCCCAGATATCGGATAAATTCATTTCAGATGCTACAAAAGTACTGTCTGTGGGGCAGATAATAAAAGTTAAGATTTTGTCTCTGGATAAAGAAAGAGGTAGAGTAAGTCTGACAAAAAAAGGGGTATAA
- a CDS encoding OmpA family protein has protein sequence MKKLVILGTALLALNAVASEIQFKGGYDFTRKVKSGYGDDLKLKGGPTLGAEYIFDNQGEFEWGLGAEYKLSPKSGKLVDKKDKTNKIARVAPVYALGKFNIITTNSGNDALYVLGRAGYAFANESKELGRAGVDVSGGLYAAAGIGTEFGPVSLEAVYERANLKFKVANERERGKVDSFGLKLGYRFGKLQNDRSPKVITQTITETIKVEPKPEPKVINTATAVFPFNCSVEEKKCVIKGFKVDGRVPNQSEARDLGTIANVINQFADGGTIDFVGHTDSTGSDAYNQKLSVARAQNVARLLREYGLKNSISYGTITGRGESQPADTNKTVGGRYNNRRVELFFQNVDFNNVRLINQ, from the coding sequence ATGAAAAAGTTAGTTATTTTAGGAACAGCTTTATTAGCATTAAATGCTGTAGCGTCAGAAATCCAATTTAAAGGTGGATATGACTTCACTAGAAAAGTGAAATCCGGATATGGTGATGATCTTAAACTTAAAGGTGGACCAACTTTAGGTGCTGAATACATTTTTGATAATCAAGGTGAATTTGAATGGGGATTAGGAGCAGAATACAAATTATCTCCAAAATCTGGAAAGTTAGTGGATAAAAAAGATAAAACAAATAAAATTGCAAGAGTTGCTCCTGTTTATGCATTAGGTAAATTCAACATAATCACTACAAATTCAGGAAATGATGCATTATATGTATTAGGAAGAGCAGGATACGCATTCGCTAATGAATCAAAAGAGCTTGGAAGAGCAGGAGTAGATGTTTCCGGTGGGCTGTATGCAGCAGCAGGTATAGGAACTGAATTCGGTCCTGTATCATTGGAAGCGGTTTACGAAAGAGCAAACTTGAAATTTAAAGTTGCTAATGAAAGAGAAAGAGGAAAAGTAGATTCATTCGGATTAAAATTAGGATATAGATTTGGAAAATTACAAAACGACAGATCACCTAAAGTGATTACTCAAACAATAACTGAAACTATTAAAGTAGAACCAAAACCAGAACCGAAAGTAATAAATACTGCAACTGCTGTATTCCCTTTCAATTGTTCAGTTGAAGAGAAAAAATGTGTAATTAAAGGATTTAAAGTTGATGGAAGAGTACCTAATCAATCAGAAGCAAGAGATTTAGGAACTATTGCAAATGTAATTAATCAATTTGCTGATGGTGGAACAATTGATTTTGTTGGACATACAGATTCTACAGGATCTGATGCTTATAACCAAAAGTTATCAGTAGCAAGAGCACAGAATGTTGCAAGATTGTTAAGAGAATACGGATTGAAAAATTCAATTTCTTATGGAACAATCACTGGTAGAGGAGAATCTCAACCTGCTGATACTAACAAAACTGTTGGTGGAAGATACAATAACAGAAGAGTTGAATTATTCTTCCAAAATGTAGATTTCAATAACGTAAGATTAATTAACCAATAA
- the glyS gene encoding glycine--tRNA ligase subunit beta: MNFLFEIGLEELPSRYINEAEADLEKLIKNELKNERLSFSDIESFSTPRRIAVIVKNISEKQEDLNKKSIGPSVDVAYKNGELTKAGEGFVKSQNAGNEDIKIIENEKGKYISIEKFLKGRKTEEILPEILNNILKKIEFEKSMKWGEKQFRFARPIKWFITLLGSKVLDFEFEGIKSSNKTRGMRYFASQNIVINEASEYEKILLENFVIVKKERRRDKILKSIKENCEKDGDKVIINDYLLEEVVNLVEYPYAIKGEYSENYLLLPEDIITITMETHQRYFPVKDKNGKLTNKFVLVRNAPEHSETVKKGNEKVIEPRLADAKFFFEEDLKNKFSDNVKKLKEVTFQKDMGTIYDKIQRSKRIAEYLIEKTRKQSEKKNILRTVELAKADLVTNVIGEKEFTKLQGFMGSIYAEKQGEEKNVALGIFEHYLPRYQGDSLPTTVEGAIAGISDKIDTVVGCFSVGLKPTSSKDPYALRRAVQGIVYVTLNAKLEYDYKELVKESYQIFAESKKVLEENVIIDVIEFFRQRIINVLSEKYSKDLINYQINLENDIIKLDNRLFILSELSKTENFGKLVNLLKRVKNIVKEEKSEVPVNESLFSTKEEKQILLFSDELENLENKDFSECIEMLLKKENVINDFFDKVKINDENTTIKNNRISLLKKLEKVVDKIITL; this comes from the coding sequence GTGAATTTTCTTTTTGAAATAGGATTGGAAGAGCTTCCTTCAAGATATATAAATGAAGCTGAAGCTGATTTGGAAAAATTGATTAAAAACGAGTTGAAAAATGAGAGACTCTCTTTTTCAGATATTGAATCTTTCAGTACACCAAGAAGGATTGCAGTAATAGTAAAAAATATATCTGAAAAACAGGAAGATTTGAATAAAAAAAGTATCGGTCCGTCAGTTGATGTAGCATATAAAAACGGAGAACTGACTAAAGCCGGAGAAGGATTTGTAAAATCTCAAAATGCCGGAAACGAAGACATTAAAATAATAGAAAATGAAAAAGGTAAATATATTTCCATCGAAAAATTTTTAAAAGGAAGAAAAACAGAAGAGATACTTCCTGAAATTTTAAATAATATATTGAAAAAGATAGAATTTGAAAAATCAATGAAATGGGGAGAGAAACAGTTCAGATTTGCAAGACCTATAAAATGGTTTATTACACTTCTTGGAAGTAAAGTACTGGATTTTGAATTTGAAGGGATAAAATCCTCAAATAAAACAAGAGGAATGAGATATTTCGCTTCTCAGAATATTGTAATTAATGAAGCTTCGGAATATGAAAAAATATTACTGGAAAATTTTGTAATTGTGAAAAAAGAGAGACGGCGTGATAAAATTCTGAAAAGTATAAAAGAAAATTGTGAGAAAGACGGAGATAAGGTTATAATAAATGATTATTTACTTGAAGAAGTTGTAAATCTTGTTGAATATCCTTATGCAATAAAAGGTGAATACAGTGAGAATTATTTATTACTTCCTGAAGATATTATTACAATTACTATGGAAACTCATCAAAGATATTTTCCCGTAAAAGATAAAAATGGCAAACTGACAAATAAATTTGTACTTGTGAGAAATGCTCCTGAACATTCTGAAACAGTCAAAAAAGGTAATGAAAAAGTTATAGAACCTAGACTTGCAGATGCGAAGTTCTTTTTTGAGGAAGATTTAAAAAATAAATTTTCCGATAATGTAAAAAAACTGAAAGAAGTTACATTTCAGAAAGATATGGGAACTATATATGACAAAATACAAAGAAGTAAAAGAATTGCTGAATATCTTATAGAAAAAACGCGAAAGCAGTCGGAAAAGAAAAATATATTAAGAACAGTAGAATTGGCAAAAGCGGATCTTGTTACAAATGTAATAGGGGAAAAGGAATTTACTAAATTACAAGGATTTATGGGTTCAATTTATGCTGAAAAACAAGGAGAAGAGAAAAATGTTGCTTTAGGAATATTTGAACATTATTTACCAAGATATCAGGGAGACAGTCTGCCTACCACAGTAGAAGGAGCAATAGCAGGAATCAGTGATAAGATAGATACAGTTGTCGGATGTTTTTCAGTAGGCTTGAAACCTACAAGTTCAAAAGATCCTTATGCTTTAAGACGAGCCGTTCAGGGAATAGTATATGTTACGTTAAATGCAAAGCTTGAATATGATTATAAGGAGCTGGTAAAAGAATCTTATCAAATATTTGCAGAAAGTAAAAAAGTTCTTGAAGAAAATGTGATTATAGATGTAATAGAATTTTTCAGACAAAGAATAATAAATGTATTATCCGAAAAATATAGTAAAGATTTAATTAATTATCAGATCAATCTTGAAAATGACATTATAAAATTAGATAACAGACTGTTTATTTTATCAGAATTATCAAAAACTGAAAATTTTGGAAAACTTGTAAATCTTCTTAAAAGAGTAAAAAATATAGTAAAAGAAGAAAAAAGCGAAGTTCCTGTAAATGAAAGTTTATTCAGTACAAAAGAAGAAAAACAGATACTTCTATTTTCGGATGAATTGGAAAATCTTGAAAATAAAGATTTTTCAGAGTGTATAGAAATGTTGTTGAAAAAAGAAAACGTTATAAATGACTTTTTTGACAAAGTAAAAATCAATGATGAAAATACAACAATTAAAAATAACAGGATATCACTTTTAAAAAAATTGGAAAAAGTTGTTGATAAAATAATAACTTTATAA